A single region of the Enterococcus mundtii genome encodes:
- a CDS encoding DUF1642 domain-containing protein produces the protein MKEEQQKPVLPEFVAKWFEDAKDNLEIPIFYECVRAMEISKEYRNEFHQWFANSKKIQSKHSFA, from the coding sequence ATGAAGGAGGAACAGCAAAAGCCAGTGTTGCCTGAGTTTGTAGCTAAGTGGTTTGAGGATGCAAAGGATAATTTAGAAATTCCAATATTCTACGAATGTGTTAGAGCGATGGAGATTAGCAAAGAATATCGTAATGAATTTCATCAATGGTTTGCCAATTCGAAAAAAATCCAATCGAAACACTCATTCGCATGA
- a CDS encoding helix-turn-helix domain-containing protein, with protein sequence MQEHRSYYAIIPANVRYDDSLIPSAKLLYGEITALCNEKGYCWASNEYFANQYKVSKPTIQNWLKSLEEKGYIYREVKYKEGSKEIEARYIRILGGGHQENLVGGHQEIYQDNNTSINNTFNNTKEYIRELPPSKKSKAKPIRHKYGEYKNVLLSDDQMEKLKTEFPNDYQERIERLSEYCESAGKTYKNYLATIRSWARKEKSEPKKMNSSYKRTGRRETLPEWAIDQEAYQKKKALERSNKPRWDEA encoded by the coding sequence ATGCAAGAACACAGAAGTTATTACGCTATCATACCTGCAAATGTTAGATATGACGATTCATTGATACCTAGTGCAAAACTTCTTTATGGAGAAATCACAGCTTTGTGTAATGAAAAAGGTTATTGCTGGGCTAGTAATGAATACTTTGCCAATCAATACAAAGTAAGTAAGCCAACAATTCAGAATTGGCTAAAGTCACTTGAAGAAAAAGGCTATATTTACCGAGAAGTTAAGTACAAAGAGGGTAGTAAAGAAATCGAGGCTAGGTATATAAGAATTCTTGGTGGGGGTCACCAAGAAAATTTGGTGGGGGGTCACCAAGAAATCTATCAAGATAATAATACATCTATTAATAATACATTTAATAATACAAAAGAATATATAAGAGAGTTACCGCCTTCGAAAAAATCGAAGGCTAAGCCCATCCGTCATAAATACGGAGAGTACAAAAATGTTCTCTTGTCAGATGACCAAATGGAGAAACTCAAAACAGAATTCCCTAATGATTATCAAGAAAGGATTGAACGGTTATCCGAGTATTGTGAATCAGCTGGTAAAACTTATAAAAATTACTTGGCCACTATTCGAAGCTGGGCAAGGAAAGAAAAAAGTGAGCCTAAGAAGATGAATAGTAGCTACAAGCGCACAGGAAGACGAGAGACACTTCCTGAATGGGCAATCGACCAAGAAGCCTATCAAAAGAAAAAAGCGCTAGAACGATCAAATAAGCCCCGATGGGATGAAGCGTAA
- a CDS encoding DNA polymerase III subunit beta, with the protein MTQQIKGIKNLNKHLKRAASNFDSRPILKCVHYGTDGSISVTDSHRMLLIKQFHTLEKEFNQDLTTMQIVEGVYPDVSRFIPSDFGTEITISLSVLIRIMKALGTKANEIVQWELLENKIIFRNQSDKMYYGEPIEISANANIIGEKFTICFSAKYIKECCEFFMDAKERYAVDNVTVKMASPIRPAVFTIDESKYSYLVTPVRTSIRTF; encoded by the coding sequence ATGACTCAACAAATTAAAGGGATAAAAAATCTGAATAAACATTTAAAAAGAGCAGCTAGTAATTTTGACTCAAGACCAATATTAAAATGTGTACACTATGGAACAGACGGAAGCATAAGTGTGACAGATTCGCACAGGATGTTGCTGATTAAACAATTTCATACACTGGAAAAAGAGTTTAATCAAGATTTAACTACAATGCAAATTGTAGAAGGTGTATATCCAGATGTAAGTCGATTCATTCCTAGCGATTTTGGAACAGAAATTACTATCAGCTTGTCAGTATTAATTAGAATCATGAAAGCTCTAGGAACAAAAGCTAACGAAATTGTTCAGTGGGAATTACTTGAAAACAAAATTATCTTTAGAAATCAATCTGACAAGATGTATTACGGAGAACCCATAGAAATATCAGCAAATGCAAATATTATAGGGGAAAAATTTACTATTTGTTTTTCAGCGAAATACATCAAAGAATGCTGTGAATTTTTCATGGATGCTAAAGAAAGATATGCAGTCGATAATGTGACAGTAAAAATGGCGAGTCCAATCAGGCCGGCAGTCTTTACTATTGATGAATCTAAATATTCTTATCTTGTTACCCCGGTTAGAACATCAATCAGAACATTTTAG
- a CDS encoding ArpU family phage packaging/lysis transcriptional regulator: MVLFDVKKYETPEAKDVDMDRTKHNVGVFLSAYLSARCRVGQPREPKVTASYSLVPPSTANNTFEAERMMIEKEEAQQEFEYLHKLFIRGYSAIQHPHKPDVTERRKKIFYDRYINGMSIYVTAQRNNTSEESVKAESNKIIIQFASSLELVAFK, encoded by the coding sequence ATGGTACTTTTCGATGTAAAGAAGTATGAGACACCAGAGGCAAAAGATGTGGATATGGATCGCACAAAACATAATGTTGGTGTTTTCCTTTCAGCATATCTGTCAGCTAGATGTAGGGTAGGTCAACCTCGTGAGCCTAAAGTAACAGCATCTTACTCCTTGGTTCCACCTTCTACTGCAAATAATACATTTGAAGCAGAACGAATGATGATTGAGAAAGAGGAAGCACAACAAGAATTTGAGTACTTGCACAAATTATTTATTCGTGGCTATTCAGCAATTCAGCATCCGCATAAACCTGATGTAACAGAAAGACGGAAAAAGATATTCTATGATCGTTATATCAACGGTATGTCGATTTATGTAACTGCTCAAAGAAATAATACGAGCGAGGAATCTGTAAAAGCAGAATCGAACAAAATCATCATTCAATTTGCTTCTTCCTTAGAACTGGTTGCTTTTAAGTAG
- a CDS encoding PBSX family phage terminase large subunit has protein sequence MSQLKLSTKQQETIFQSLKGIRMELNEGTIRSGKTMSDAQKMALIYAGHPDTNHLVLAYNQEQAYRMFMDCEGFGLEHIFASCAEIRHDEHGDHLWINLPEGEKRIYYKGGGKVNAVGAITGMSFGTVTFLEFNLLNKAVIEEAFRRTKASSFRYHLAEQNPPAPNHPNLETLKPFIETGSFKFRHWRPQDNPILTKQALKEWEAECKVSEYLYKRDWLGDRVMPEGVIYSMFNEDTHLSKEIIGKSVEAFFSADGGQSDATTCSLNLVTWKDGEYYLYRMANFYHSGADTGVTKAMSEYAKEIKQFKEWCYKEWSWLPKHSKFFVDPACKSLSEELRVLGIVTTKADNNSKDKVTSNGTKIEIGIERMQSAFSKGRFFLYDHDGKYGHYHFIKELGMYVRNDSGYPVDKNNHALDECRYAINYFTKRYVL, from the coding sequence ATGAGCCAGTTGAAACTATCGACTAAGCAACAAGAGACTATTTTCCAATCGCTCAAGGGAATTCGGATGGAATTGAACGAGGGAACGATTCGTTCAGGCAAAACCATGTCAGATGCGCAGAAAATGGCGTTGATCTATGCAGGACATCCCGACACCAATCATCTTGTACTTGCTTATAACCAAGAACAAGCTTACAGAATGTTTATGGATTGTGAAGGGTTCGGACTGGAACATATCTTTGCCAGCTGTGCTGAAATTCGACACGATGAGCATGGAGATCATTTATGGATCAATCTACCAGAGGGAGAAAAGCGGATCTATTATAAAGGCGGCGGAAAAGTAAATGCTGTCGGCGCTATCACTGGTATGTCATTTGGAACTGTCACTTTTTTGGAATTCAATCTGCTTAACAAAGCGGTCATAGAGGAGGCTTTTCGTCGGACTAAAGCTTCTAGTTTTCGTTATCATCTCGCTGAACAGAATCCGCCAGCACCAAATCATCCGAACCTAGAAACTCTTAAACCTTTTATAGAAACTGGGTCTTTTAAGTTTCGTCATTGGCGACCACAAGATAATCCTATTTTAACGAAACAAGCTTTGAAAGAATGGGAAGCGGAATGTAAAGTCTCCGAGTATCTTTACAAACGAGATTGGCTAGGTGATCGTGTGATGCCTGAAGGTGTGATCTATTCAATGTTTAACGAAGATACTCATCTGTCGAAGGAAATCATTGGCAAGTCTGTAGAAGCGTTCTTTAGTGCAGACGGCGGACAAAGTGATGCAACTACCTGCTCCTTAAACCTTGTTACGTGGAAAGATGGAGAATATTATCTCTATCGAATGGCTAACTTCTACCATAGTGGTGCCGACACGGGTGTCACGAAAGCGATGAGTGAGTATGCCAAGGAAATTAAGCAGTTTAAAGAATGGTGTTATAAAGAGTGGTCATGGCTGCCTAAACATTCAAAATTCTTTGTCGATCCAGCCTGTAAGTCATTGAGTGAGGAATTACGTGTGTTAGGAATCGTCACAACAAAAGCAGACAACAACTCAAAAGACAAAGTAACCAGCAATGGCACTAAAATTGAAATAGGTATCGAACGTATGCAAAGCGCCTTTTCAAAAGGACGCTTTTTTCTTTACGATCATGATGGCAAGTATGGTCACTATCATTTCATCAAAGAATTAGGAATGTACGTTCGGAATGATTCTGGCTACCCAGTGGATAAAAACAACCATGCATTAGACGAATGTCGTTATGCGATTAATTATTTTACGAAACGCTATGTTCTTTAG
- a CDS encoding DUF5677 domain-containing protein has product MNNDKLTITEFEKTLEIVFSKIPEEENELKFLVSSDIGFEILNLKLSINILLDRKHYTGILSLIRTMMENHIYLKYILEKNSNKRSRAYQLNVYRDVKKQYDAQKKNKKLQKMIAQDQWLKEQTDLYEQDEAKIKQYLKELDSLYGHKLVPWYNDDGSTKGIYKLFERMGKSDWYDGIYRYLCMEAHGNNGLKHFEMLDNGMTKLKPTILNEKQISSISCKILNETRKELANLIS; this is encoded by the coding sequence TTGAATAATGATAAACTGACTATTACTGAATTTGAAAAAACATTAGAAATTGTTTTTTCAAAAATACCTGAAGAAGAAAATGAACTGAAATTCTTGGTTTCATCTGACATTGGCTTTGAAATTTTGAATTTAAAACTATCTATCAATATTCTATTAGATAGAAAACATTACACGGGAATCTTATCCCTAATAAGAACTATGATGGAAAATCATATATATTTGAAATATATATTGGAGAAGAATTCGAATAAAAGAAGCAGAGCTTATCAGTTAAATGTATATAGAGATGTGAAAAAACAATATGATGCTCAAAAAAAGAATAAAAAGCTACAAAAAATGATTGCTCAAGATCAATGGTTAAAAGAGCAAACAGATTTATATGAACAAGATGAAGCTAAAATAAAACAATATTTAAAAGAACTTGATTCACTTTATGGGCACAAGCTAGTACCTTGGTATAACGATGATGGAAGTACAAAAGGAATATACAAGCTGTTTGAACGTATGGGTAAATCCGATTGGTACGATGGCATATATAGATACTTATGTATGGAAGCCCATGGGAATAATGGATTAAAACATTTTGAAATGTTAGATAATGGTATGACAAAATTAAAACCAACTATATTGAATGAAAAACAAATTAGTAGTATAAGTTGTAAAATTCTGAATGAAACAAGAAAAGAATTAGCAAACTTGATTTCTTAG
- a CDS encoding DUF1071 domain-containing protein has translation MSETNETTNFEKLFSRKLNKSLKKKGKFDYLSWARAWEMMKKDDPEATVTINEYKHYRVVSGTHQDFLVEEYKPYLTDETGTYVSVSVTLRGRTETELFPVTDYNNKPIAKPDASQINNSVKRCFVKALALHGLGLHVYQGEDIPAPPKIDTKKLNMLEEIINNFNGEMGEDMVPTLIEFVNEQTVKRNLIAEKVNALEDLTYEQCGLMERAIAKKRNELSKKK, from the coding sequence ATGAGCGAAACGAATGAAACTACAAATTTTGAAAAGCTATTTAGTAGAAAACTCAATAAGTCTCTAAAGAAGAAGGGCAAGTTTGATTATCTGTCATGGGCACGAGCGTGGGAGATGATGAAAAAGGACGATCCAGAGGCAACAGTAACCATAAACGAGTATAAACATTACAGAGTAGTTTCAGGAACGCACCAAGACTTTCTGGTTGAAGAGTACAAACCTTATTTGACAGATGAAACAGGAACTTATGTATCTGTGTCTGTCACGCTAAGAGGCAGGACTGAGACAGAACTTTTCCCGGTGACAGATTACAACAATAAGCCAATTGCTAAACCGGATGCAAGTCAGATTAATAACTCGGTTAAGCGTTGTTTTGTTAAAGCTTTAGCTCTCCATGGGTTAGGATTACACGTTTATCAAGGGGAAGATATTCCAGCTCCACCAAAAATTGATACAAAAAAATTGAATATGCTTGAAGAAATAATTAATAACTTTAATGGAGAAATGGGCGAAGACATGGTGCCTACATTAATCGAATTTGTTAACGAACAGACTGTTAAACGGAATCTAATTGCTGAGAAAGTAAATGCTCTTGAGGATTTAACTTATGAACAATGCGGATTGATGGAAAGAGCAATTGCTAAAAAACGAAATGAATTAAGTAAGAAGAAGTGA
- a CDS encoding site-specific DNA-methyltransferase — MQIEVMKLQDLKPADYNPRIKLEPGMAEYEKLKQSILEFGFVDPPIFNKRTGNLVGGHQRVAVAKDLGLYEEIDVSVVDLPLDKEKALNVALNKITGHWDDEKLSVLLKELENETIVLTGFESEEVEELLTAFEYKEDTEKPVIEDGFEVNEFIENHSDPRTKYGQLWKLGKHYLLCGDATKASDVERLLQGKKADLVVTDPPYNVAVKSDNKDLNESGRDKIMNDDMSDEEFDQFLMSVFQNYANAMEDNSAIYVFHGSSYQREFENRMNAAGIIVRSQCIWVKNNATFGWSQYRWQHEPVFYAHKERYAPTWYGDRKETTVWQDDLLEDLPATIWRVPKDDVNAYYHPTQKPLSLIAIPVKNSSKRQDIVLDLFGGSGSTLMTCDQLERICYTLELDPLFCDVIIERWERATGNEAILVSE, encoded by the coding sequence ATGCAAATTGAAGTAATGAAGTTACAGGACTTAAAGCCTGCTGATTATAATCCAAGAATTAAGTTAGAACCTGGTATGGCCGAATACGAGAAGTTAAAACAGTCCATTTTGGAATTCGGCTTTGTTGATCCACCTATTTTTAACAAACGAACAGGAAATCTCGTAGGCGGTCATCAACGGGTTGCTGTGGCTAAAGATTTGGGCCTATACGAAGAGATAGACGTATCTGTCGTTGATTTACCACTTGATAAGGAAAAAGCTCTTAATGTGGCTCTCAATAAGATTACTGGGCATTGGGATGATGAAAAGCTTTCTGTTTTGTTGAAAGAATTAGAAAATGAAACCATTGTTTTAACAGGGTTTGAATCGGAAGAAGTAGAAGAATTACTTACTGCGTTTGAGTATAAAGAAGATACCGAAAAGCCTGTAATAGAAGATGGATTCGAAGTGAATGAATTTATAGAAAATCATTCTGATCCTAGAACTAAATATGGTCAACTATGGAAGTTGGGTAAGCATTATTTATTATGTGGCGATGCTACGAAAGCGAGCGACGTCGAAAGATTGCTACAAGGTAAAAAGGCGGATTTAGTTGTCACTGATCCACCATATAATGTAGCGGTGAAATCTGATAATAAAGATTTAAACGAATCTGGTCGAGATAAAATTATGAATGACGATATGAGTGATGAAGAGTTTGATCAATTTTTAATGTCTGTATTCCAAAACTATGCTAATGCAATGGAAGACAACTCGGCAATTTATGTCTTTCATGGATCTTCTTATCAGCGAGAATTTGAAAATAGGATGAATGCCGCAGGAATTATAGTTCGGTCGCAGTGTATTTGGGTTAAAAATAATGCAACATTTGGTTGGAGTCAGTATCGTTGGCAACATGAACCAGTTTTCTATGCACATAAGGAAAGATATGCACCTACGTGGTACGGAGATAGGAAAGAGACAACGGTTTGGCAAGACGATTTACTAGAAGATTTACCAGCAACCATTTGGAGAGTTCCCAAAGATGATGTGAATGCATATTATCACCCGACGCAAAAGCCATTATCACTTATTGCTATACCAGTAAAAAATAGTTCTAAAAGGCAGGATATCGTTTTAGATTTATTTGGTGGCTCTGGTAGTACATTAATGACCTGCGATCAGTTAGAACGTATTTGTTATACTCTCGAGTTAGATCCTCTATTTTGTGATGTAATTATTGAGAGATGGGAACGAGCGACAGGCAACGAAGCAATTTTAGTTTCAGAATAA
- a CDS encoding putative HNHc nuclease yields the protein MFNSLIDSYSAVLRKFKGKDIAATINEEVNIERLRTMYEGYEGDRIIEIRFIDPRRFTAQQRNFIYALIGDIFIDTGTPTDFWKEFFYFRFEGITGRKISLKDESDTTVSDVNILANIILDFIFEHHIPFKEGYEILPANQEYYLYKCITKRVCCICGRTGADIDHFDKALGRRKRKKIDHSEYTYAGLCRIHHTEKHQLGVTNFKNKYQIKGIKLNQETIEKLNIGG from the coding sequence GTGTTTAATTCATTAATCGATTCCTATTCAGCAGTTCTTAGAAAGTTCAAAGGAAAAGACATTGCCGCAACAATCAACGAAGAAGTAAACATCGAACGTTTAAGAACAATGTACGAAGGCTATGAAGGTGATCGGATCATTGAAATTCGCTTTATTGATCCACGTCGCTTCACAGCCCAGCAAAGAAATTTCATCTATGCGCTCATAGGGGATATATTCATCGATACAGGCACACCAACGGACTTCTGGAAGGAATTCTTCTACTTTCGTTTTGAAGGTATCACAGGGCGAAAAATAAGCCTCAAGGACGAATCGGATACAACTGTAAGTGACGTAAACATCCTAGCAAATATCATCTTAGATTTCATCTTTGAACATCATATTCCATTCAAAGAAGGTTATGAGATTTTACCAGCGAATCAAGAATACTACTTGTACAAGTGTATTACGAAAAGAGTCTGTTGTATCTGTGGAAGAACAGGAGCTGACATTGATCATTTTGATAAAGCATTGGGTAGACGAAAACGTAAGAAAATTGATCATTCAGAATACACTTACGCAGGACTTTGCAGAATACACCACACAGAAAAACATCAACTAGGTGTAACTAATTTTAAAAATAAGTACCAAATCAAAGGGATTAAATTAAACCAGGAAACAATCGAAAAGTTAAATATTGGAGGATAA
- a CDS encoding YopX family protein, which yields MILKFRAWDKKNKTMHEVELIDFIDNIGYLSIEDGRGDWYSFEVDTILMQSTGLKDKNGVDVYQGDIIKCTSGCPHEVIWLEEYGGTFIGGMPAWYLSGLNNGYSWTGEEEVIGNIWENSDLLEE from the coding sequence ATGATACTGAAGTTTCGGGCATGGGATAAGAAAAACAAGACAATGCATGAAGTTGAATTAATAGATTTTATTGATAATATAGGCTATTTATCGATAGAAGACGGTAGAGGTGATTGGTACAGCTTTGAAGTCGATACCATACTCATGCAATCTACAGGACTGAAGGATAAGAACGGTGTAGACGTTTATCAAGGCGATATTATCAAATGTACTAGTGGTTGTCCTCATGAAGTCATTTGGTTAGAGGAGTATGGCGGGACGTTTATCGGTGGTATGCCAGCATGGTATCTTTCAGGACTAAATAATGGCTATTCTTGGACGGGTGAAGAAGAGGTAATCGGGAATATTTGGGAGAATAGTGATCTATTAGAGGAGTAG
- a CDS encoding toxin-antitoxin system, toxin component yields MLKTQVDIVSIMKTVSLQVADSFDSASIIAEFDTPNELIEYSEKNFDLTSKKFIEEFEKKFQETYVAEVIKQLKEQSVTFN; encoded by the coding sequence ATGCTAAAAACACAAGTTGATATTGTATCAATAATGAAAACTGTCTCATTACAAGTAGCAGATTCTTTTGACAGTGCTTCAATTATTGCAGAATTCGATACACCCAATGAACTAATTGAGTATTCAGAAAAAAATTTTGATTTAACATCAAAAAAATTTATAGAAGAGTTTGAAAAAAAATTTCAAGAAACTTATGTTGCTGAAGTAATTAAACAATTAAAAGAGCAAAGTGTGACTTTTAATTAG
- the terS gene encoding phage terminase small subunit: MARKRDPRRDEAFKLFEESNGTITNREISVKLSVPEKTISAWKSRDKWNEVLQKDECSTSNNHCSTANKGGAPIGNQNAMGNKGNSSASPPSGNKNALKTGEYETIFFDTLSDDEKDIYSSLDDDPSCVLSEEIRLLKIRQLRMMKRIKKAEEGLNEEEVERLQQLRKIKTPIEKDGKKLEIKREAMQDIQVSRKVYRKIDDILSIEDSLTRISNQLTKSIKQLNELSLLGGKVVLMEEQKRKIAFEADILEHKVSKLILKQGEQNKVQGLIDIGQSLIGPIKKEEESDTDEPVETID; the protein is encoded by the coding sequence ATGGCAAGAAAGCGTGATCCAAGACGTGATGAAGCTTTCAAATTGTTTGAAGAGTCTAATGGAACAATAACTAACCGAGAAATTTCTGTAAAGTTATCTGTCCCAGAAAAAACTATTTCAGCATGGAAATCACGTGACAAATGGAATGAAGTACTGCAAAAAGATGAATGTAGTACTTCAAATAATCATTGTAGTACTGCAAATAAAGGTGGCGCACCTATCGGTAACCAGAATGCCATGGGGAATAAAGGGAATAGCAGCGCATCACCGCCATCAGGCAATAAGAACGCCTTGAAAACTGGCGAATATGAAACAATATTCTTTGATACGTTAAGCGATGACGAGAAGGACATCTATTCAAGTTTGGATGATGATCCTTCTTGTGTTTTATCTGAAGAAATACGGCTACTGAAGATTCGACAGCTACGAATGATGAAAAGAATCAAAAAAGCCGAAGAAGGGTTAAATGAGGAAGAAGTTGAGCGGCTGCAACAGCTAAGAAAAATAAAAACTCCTATAGAAAAAGATGGTAAAAAGCTAGAAATCAAACGTGAAGCAATGCAAGATATCCAAGTAAGTAGAAAAGTATACCGTAAAATTGATGATATTCTTTCAATTGAAGATTCACTAACTCGGATTAGTAACCAGTTGACAAAATCGATTAAACAACTAAATGAATTATCCCTATTAGGAGGAAAAGTTGTATTAATGGAAGAGCAAAAACGGAAAATAGCCTTTGAAGCGGATATTCTCGAACATAAAGTCTCTAAACTTATTCTTAAACAAGGTGAGCAAAATAAAGTACAGGGACTTATTGATATCGGCCAATCGCTTATTGGTCCAATAAAGAAAGAGGAGGAGAGTGATACAGATGAGCCAGTTGAAACTATCGACTAA